Proteins found in one Planctomycetes bacterium MalM25 genomic segment:
- a CDS encoding Pyridoxal phosphate homeostasis protein (Alanine racemase, N-terminal domain) has product MAPELDRRVQENLARVRERIARACEAAGRSVDDVCLIGVSKYVGVPETLALVRAGCNRLGESRPQQLWEKASNPAFDDEPINWRLIGHLQRNKVKRTLESGVCNIDSVDSLRLLQAIDETVSQPEWRQNVLLEVNTSGDSEKHGFTTDELRSALAELDRYSHVQVQGLMTMAARGGDADTARRNFATLREIRDRVATPELPLSELSMGMSGDFEEAIHEGSTLVRVGSALWEGIK; this is encoded by the coding sequence ATGGCCCCTGAACTCGACCGCCGCGTCCAAGAGAACCTCGCGCGGGTGCGCGAGCGGATCGCCCGTGCGTGCGAAGCCGCGGGGCGTTCGGTGGACGATGTGTGTCTGATCGGAGTCAGCAAGTACGTCGGCGTGCCCGAAACTCTCGCCCTGGTTCGTGCCGGCTGCAACCGACTGGGAGAGTCGCGCCCGCAACAGCTTTGGGAAAAGGCGAGCAACCCCGCTTTCGATGACGAGCCAATCAACTGGCGCCTGATCGGTCACCTGCAACGCAACAAGGTCAAACGGACTCTCGAATCGGGTGTTTGCAATATCGACAGCGTCGATAGCCTCCGTCTCTTGCAAGCGATCGATGAAACGGTCAGCCAGCCAGAGTGGCGGCAGAACGTGCTCTTGGAAGTGAACACCTCGGGCGACTCAGAGAAGCACGGGTTCACGACCGACGAGCTACGCAGCGCCCTGGCGGAACTCGATCGTTATTCACACGTCCAAGTCCAGGGCCTCATGACGATGGCTGCTCGCGGCGGCGACGCCGACACGGCCCGGCGGAACTTCGCAACGCTGCGAGAGATCCGTGATCGTGTCGCGACCCCGGAACTGCCCCTGAGTGAACTCTCGATGGGCATGTCGGGCGACTTTGAGGAAGCGATCCATGAGGGCTCGACGCTCGTCCGTGTCGGCTCGGCTCTCTGGGAAGGCATCAAATAG
- the ispG gene encoding 4-hydroxy-3-methylbut-2-en-1-yl diphosphate synthase (flavodoxin): protein MVDIKRNPTRSVKIGSVTIGAGAPIAVQSMTATSTQDIDATVALVNLMAEGGPGVGADVVRIAVDSKKDAEALAEIRKQTTPNLSVDLQENYRLAELVAPHVDKVRYNPGHLYHHEREKPWQEKVAFLAQVASDNDCAMRVGVNCGSVDPAKKEKYPADDAVGPMLESALDHCAYLDEIGFTRYCVSLKDSDPKHVIEANTRFAEARPDVPLHLGVTEAGIPPEGVIKTRIAFEQLISKGIGDTLRVSLTVPNRRKFEEIEAGRSIVADIYAGRTRSVVDYGLPTMNIISCPSCSRVENEAFVDLAEQVKEMTQYARDHAITIAVMGCRVNGPGETDDADLGLWCGPNYVNLKRGEEELGRFGYDEILPKLKAELDTLIAAQA, encoded by the coding sequence ATGGTTGACATCAAACGAAACCCAACACGATCCGTGAAGATCGGCTCGGTCACCATCGGTGCCGGCGCGCCGATCGCGGTGCAGTCGATGACCGCTACCAGCACGCAGGACATCGACGCCACCGTGGCGCTGGTGAACCTGATGGCCGAGGGGGGCCCCGGCGTGGGGGCGGACGTGGTGCGGATCGCGGTTGACAGCAAGAAGGACGCTGAGGCGCTCGCCGAGATCCGTAAGCAGACGACCCCCAACCTGTCGGTTGACCTGCAAGAGAACTACCGGCTTGCGGAGTTGGTCGCGCCGCACGTCGACAAGGTCCGCTACAACCCGGGGCACCTCTACCACCACGAGCGCGAGAAGCCCTGGCAGGAGAAGGTCGCCTTCCTCGCCCAGGTGGCGAGCGACAACGACTGCGCGATGCGTGTCGGCGTGAACTGCGGCAGCGTCGATCCGGCGAAGAAAGAGAAGTACCCGGCGGACGACGCCGTCGGCCCGATGCTCGAGTCGGCTCTTGATCATTGCGCGTACCTCGACGAGATCGGCTTCACGCGCTACTGCGTCTCGCTGAAGGACAGCGACCCCAAACACGTGATCGAGGCGAACACCCGCTTCGCCGAGGCGCGTCCCGACGTGCCCCTGCACCTGGGCGTCACCGAAGCGGGCATCCCGCCCGAGGGCGTGATCAAGACACGCATCGCCTTCGAGCAGCTGATCAGCAAGGGGATCGGCGACACGCTGCGTGTCTCGCTCACGGTGCCCAACCGGCGGAAGTTCGAGGAGATCGAAGCGGGCCGTTCGATCGTCGCCGATATCTACGCGGGCCGGACGCGCAGCGTGGTCGACTACGGCCTGCCGACGATGAACATCATCAGCTGCCCGAGCTGCAGCCGCGTCGAGAACGAGGCGTTCGTCGACCTCGCGGAGCAGGTCAAAGAGATGACCCAGTACGCCCGCGACCACGCGATCACAATCGCCGTGATGGGCTGCCGCGTGAACGGCCCGGGCGAGACGGACGACGCCGACCTCGGGCTCTGGTGCGGACCGAACTACGTGAACCTCAAGCGGGGCGAAGAAGAGCTCGGCCGCTTCGGCTACGACGAAATCCTGCCCAAGCTCAAGGCCGAACTCGACACGCTGATCGCCGCGCAAGCCTAG
- the porA_4 gene encoding Beta-porphyranase A precursor: protein MTPSRRQLLWLPLALLAVPTASGAPPAGTGLAWKPIPALSDEFNTQHPSARGDGIDYGKWFEDHPRWDGRMPSQFNPNNSWVEDGMLKIQATPLITQAELDDLSFDEQKVTHWIDTAAVVSTTQATVGSYYEASIKVANISLPSAFWFRMNSKSEIDVIENVGNRSNPGQEWKRSVMAYNTHFYNPPPDIAVGGKAQMVDENGDPLLSAENFITYAVWWKSPTEILFYYNDIEVANVTPGGPFDEGLHMIFDMEAFHWEGFPTIGDLNDPAKNTMQVDWVRAYQAVPLLPGDYDADGDIDPDDYARWQSEYGMSGEGLTADGNADGVVDAADYAVWRDALAGPGSSAIPEPGSAVLLLTMSVAAYLRRFRFFFG from the coding sequence ATGACCCCCTCTCGGCGCCAACTCTTGTGGCTTCCACTGGCCCTCCTGGCGGTGCCGACCGCTTCGGGAGCGCCGCCGGCAGGAACCGGCCTCGCCTGGAAGCCGATCCCAGCACTCTCCGACGAGTTCAACACCCAGCACCCCAGTGCACGGGGCGACGGCATCGACTACGGCAAGTGGTTTGAAGACCACCCCCGGTGGGACGGCCGGATGCCGAGTCAGTTCAACCCGAACAACTCCTGGGTCGAAGACGGGATGTTGAAGATCCAAGCGACCCCGCTGATCACCCAAGCCGAGCTCGACGACCTGAGCTTCGATGAACAGAAGGTGACCCACTGGATCGACACGGCGGCGGTCGTCTCCACCACGCAGGCGACCGTCGGCAGCTACTACGAGGCGTCGATCAAGGTGGCGAACATCTCGCTGCCTTCGGCCTTCTGGTTCCGCATGAACTCGAAGTCGGAGATCGATGTCATCGAGAACGTTGGTAACCGCTCGAATCCGGGGCAGGAGTGGAAGCGGAGCGTGATGGCGTACAACACGCACTTCTACAACCCGCCCCCGGACATCGCCGTGGGCGGGAAGGCCCAGATGGTCGATGAGAACGGCGACCCGCTGCTCTCCGCCGAGAACTTCATCACGTACGCGGTTTGGTGGAAGAGCCCCACGGAGATCCTCTTCTACTACAACGACATCGAAGTCGCGAACGTCACGCCCGGCGGCCCTTTCGATGAGGGCCTGCACATGATCTTCGATATGGAAGCGTTCCACTGGGAGGGCTTCCCGACGATCGGCGACCTCAACGACCCGGCCAAGAACACGATGCAGGTCGACTGGGTGAGGGCGTACCAGGCGGTCCCGCTCTTGCCCGGTGACTACGACGCCGATGGCGACATCGACCCAGACGACTACGCTCGCTGGCAGTCCGAATACGGGATGAGCGGCGAAGGTCTCACGGCCGACGGCAACGCGGACGGCGTCGTCGATGCGGCGGACTACGCCGTCTGGCGCGACGCCCTCGCGGGGCCGGGTTCTTCGGCGATCCCCGAGCCGGGCTCGGCGGTACTCCTGCTCACGATGTCCGTAGCGGCCTATTTACGCCGTTTCCGCTTCTTCTTCGGCTGA
- the kch_3 gene encoding Voltage-gated potassium channel Kch, whose protein sequence is MRRNAAFAAQRDLDQTLAIARCVAVAGAVVVIGALGFRLIEGWSLWEATYFTLVTISTVGYGDYGLSDGGKKFAAFMLLCGIGTFTYSLSTLVQIASDVDAALRRKMKRKVAECSGHVVICGYGRIGRMISEEIVESGRDCVIVENHPDSVQRAIADGRLVVSGTASEDETLLAAGIERAEAIVCAVDSDAENMFITVSARELNPQCRVISRAESLDASRKLERAGAALVVSPHKMAGKTIATALLHPRLARMLNGGDGCEKRYFELGEVVIHPTSKIVGKSVAEIGGQMCGISFVALERPNGDLIVQPSGEECFLAGDVLIFAGAGEVVKHMRMAAASSRRTQPALA, encoded by the coding sequence GTGCGCCGCAACGCCGCCTTCGCCGCCCAACGCGACCTCGACCAGACGCTCGCCATTGCTCGTTGCGTAGCGGTCGCGGGCGCCGTCGTGGTGATCGGAGCCTTGGGGTTCCGGCTGATCGAGGGGTGGTCGCTCTGGGAGGCGACCTACTTCACGTTGGTCACCATCTCGACTGTCGGCTACGGCGATTACGGGCTGTCGGACGGAGGCAAGAAGTTCGCCGCCTTCATGTTGCTGTGCGGCATCGGTACGTTCACTTACTCGTTGTCTACGCTGGTGCAGATCGCTTCGGACGTGGACGCCGCCCTGAGGCGCAAGATGAAACGCAAAGTCGCGGAGTGCTCGGGACATGTGGTGATCTGCGGCTACGGCCGCATCGGTCGCATGATCAGTGAGGAGATCGTCGAGAGCGGCCGGGACTGCGTGATCGTCGAGAACCACCCGGACAGTGTCCAGCGCGCGATCGCCGATGGCCGCCTCGTCGTGTCGGGCACGGCGAGCGAGGACGAGACCCTGCTCGCCGCGGGCATCGAGCGTGCCGAGGCGATTGTCTGCGCGGTCGACTCCGACGCCGAGAACATGTTCATCACGGTCTCCGCCCGCGAGCTGAACCCGCAGTGCCGGGTGATCAGCCGTGCCGAGTCGCTCGACGCCTCGCGGAAGCTGGAGCGTGCCGGGGCGGCGCTCGTCGTGTCGCCGCACAAGATGGCCGGCAAAACGATCGCCACTGCCCTGCTCCACCCGCGGCTCGCGCGGATGCTCAACGGGGGCGACGGCTGCGAGAAGCGCTACTTCGAGCTTGGCGAAGTCGTGATCCACCCGACATCGAAGATCGTCGGCAAGTCGGTTGCGGAGATCGGCGGGCAGATGTGCGGCATCTCCTTTGTCGCGCTCGAACGCCCCAACGGCGACCTGATCGTGCAACCCAGTGGCGAGGAGTGCTTTCTCGCCGGCGACGTGCTCATCTTCGCCGGCGCGGGCGAAGTGGTGAAGCACATGCGAATGGCGGCCGCCTCTTCCCGCCGAACTCAGCCGGCCCTCGCCTGA
- the fruA_1 gene encoding PTS system fructose-specific EIIABC component, whose product MTPEFAPADPLYQLALVLVAGIVGGELFSAIKLPKVTGWIATGILLRATSAWHSEVTGLSAATTGEFRPYMSFVLGYIAFTVGAALHIASLRNAEKRLGLLLLGEALITPFVVFIVMATIGGWMAPESMTTRAALLLAAVAIAGAPGTTVLVMQEGRAKGILSRTLLAAAPLIDMVAVGVFVFAADFLAAGADSQSSAMAAWPEALASVGWEFGLTLAVGALSAVIALGLTRTVVSPAFLGPTMVAVILGSWGAATGFQVSGILACTFAGIAVSNIRHDTVRSAEAYLHAIGGVLFAAFYTLAGMNLDMSLVAKVAGLVGLYFAARLVGKYLSAFTGMSLAGAPDLVRNYLGLSLIPHGGVAVGLLLMVQSDPRLADVAETVTTVGLAALAINQLVGPSGLRFALGRAGETEKAAPRLLDFLDENHIAVGLTGNDKESIIRALAAQLYTTPDAPGISQDLFVERVLERESLASTCLAEGLMIPHAVLDEGQDITGVLGISSEGLDLGARDGQPVHAVLLLATPTADRKRHLEVLAAFARAITKDVNLREQLYHARSAAHAYDVLHADEAQDINYFLEEAMIRAN is encoded by the coding sequence ATGACGCCTGAATTCGCCCCCGCAGACCCGCTCTACCAACTCGCCCTCGTCCTAGTGGCGGGCATCGTGGGGGGCGAGCTGTTCAGCGCCATCAAGTTGCCGAAGGTGACGGGCTGGATCGCCACGGGCATCCTGCTGCGGGCCACGTCCGCCTGGCACAGTGAAGTGACCGGGCTCTCGGCGGCGACAACCGGCGAGTTCCGCCCCTACATGAGCTTCGTGCTCGGCTACATCGCCTTCACGGTCGGGGCGGCGTTGCACATTGCGAGCCTCCGCAACGCGGAGAAGCGTCTCGGCCTCCTGCTGCTGGGCGAAGCGCTGATCACCCCCTTCGTGGTCTTCATTGTGATGGCGACTATCGGCGGCTGGATGGCCCCCGAGTCGATGACCACCCGGGCCGCGTTGCTCCTGGCGGCGGTGGCGATCGCCGGCGCGCCGGGCACCACGGTGCTCGTCATGCAGGAGGGCCGCGCGAAAGGAATCCTCTCGCGGACGCTGCTCGCCGCCGCCCCGCTGATCGACATGGTGGCGGTCGGCGTGTTCGTCTTCGCCGCCGACTTCCTCGCCGCCGGGGCCGACAGCCAATCTTCGGCGATGGCCGCCTGGCCCGAGGCGTTGGCGTCGGTCGGTTGGGAGTTCGGCCTGACGCTCGCGGTGGGCGCTCTGAGCGCGGTGATCGCGCTCGGCCTGACCCGCACGGTGGTGAGCCCCGCGTTCCTCGGCCCGACGATGGTCGCCGTGATCCTCGGGTCCTGGGGCGCCGCAACCGGCTTCCAGGTCTCGGGGATCCTCGCCTGCACCTTCGCGGGCATCGCGGTGTCGAACATCCGGCACGACACGGTCCGTTCCGCCGAGGCGTACCTTCACGCGATCGGCGGGGTTCTGTTCGCCGCCTTCTACACACTGGCGGGGATGAACCTCGACATGAGCCTGGTCGCCAAGGTGGCCGGCCTGGTCGGCCTGTACTTCGCCGCACGGCTCGTGGGCAAGTACCTGAGCGCCTTCACCGGCATGTCGCTCGCGGGGGCGCCCGACCTAGTGCGCAACTACCTCGGCCTGTCGCTCATCCCGCACGGCGGGGTGGCGGTCGGCCTCCTGCTGATGGTCCAGTCCGATCCGCGGCTTGCCGACGTGGCGGAGACGGTCACCACGGTCGGCCTCGCCGCGCTGGCGATCAACCAGCTGGTCGGCCCCAGCGGGCTCCGCTTCGCTCTCGGGCGGGCGGGCGAGACCGAGAAGGCGGCGCCCCGTCTGCTCGACTTCCTGGACGAGAACCACATCGCGGTGGGGCTCACGGGCAACGACAAGGAGTCGATCATCCGCGCCCTCGCCGCGCAGCTTTACACGACGCCCGACGCACCGGGGATCTCGCAGGACCTGTTCGTCGAGAGGGTGCTCGAACGGGAATCGCTCGCCAGCACCTGCCTTGCCGAGGGCCTCATGATCCCGCACGCCGTGCTCGACGAGGGGCAGGACATCACGGGGGTGCTGGGCATCAGCTCCGAGGGGCTCGACCTCGGCGCCCGCGACGGCCAGCCCGTCCACGCCGTGCTGCTGCTCGCCACGCCGACGGCCGATCGCAAGCGGCATTTAGAGGTGCTCGCCGCCTTCGCCCGAGCGATCACGAAGGACGTGAACCTCCGCGAGCAGCTTTACCACGCCCGCAGCGCAGCCCACGCCTACGACGTGCTGCACGCCGACGAGGCCCAGGACATCAACTACTTCCTGGAAGAGGCGATGATCCGCGCCAACTAG
- a CDS encoding Alpha/beta hydrolase family protein, with the protein MDGEAVVVLHGLGGSRGQMRPLHDYLADRGYQVFSVGYPSTRGGVDQHAEQLARVIDSLAGIDRIHFVAHSLGNLVIRRWMADNTDPTTGAPIDNRVGRLVMIGPPNHRPLLATYLEPLDPRNTLAGQSGRELNRDWDRLEPKLALPQGEFGILAGGKSDGEGWNPFIPGDDDLTVGVEEAKLAGACDFRVVEVVHRYMASSRAIHELTLAFLREGRFGEESERRRLDEP; encoded by the coding sequence ATGGACGGAGAAGCCGTGGTGGTTCTGCACGGGCTCGGCGGGAGCCGCGGGCAGATGCGCCCACTCCACGACTACCTGGCCGACCGTGGCTATCAAGTCTTCAGCGTTGGTTACCCTTCCACTCGGGGCGGGGTGGACCAGCACGCCGAGCAGTTGGCGCGTGTCATCGATAGCCTCGCGGGGATCGACCGAATCCACTTCGTCGCACACAGCCTCGGCAACCTGGTGATCCGCCGGTGGATGGCCGATAACACCGACCCGACCACGGGGGCGCCGATCGACAATCGCGTTGGGCGGTTGGTGATGATCGGCCCGCCCAACCACCGCCCTCTCCTGGCGACCTACCTCGAGCCGCTCGACCCACGCAACACGCTCGCCGGGCAATCGGGGCGCGAACTCAATCGTGATTGGGATCGGCTCGAGCCGAAGCTGGCCCTCCCTCAAGGTGAGTTTGGGATCCTCGCTGGCGGAAAGAGCGACGGCGAGGGGTGGAACCCCTTCATCCCGGGCGACGACGACCTCACGGTCGGCGTCGAAGAGGCCAAGCTGGCCGGCGCGTGCGATTTCCGCGTCGTTGAAGTGGTCCACCGCTACATGGCCAGCAGCCGGGCCATCCACGAGCTGACGCTCGCGTTCCTTCGGGAAGGGCGCTTCGGCGAAGAGAGCGAACGCCGGCGACTCGACGAGCCCTGA
- a CDS encoding preprotein translocase subunit SecA has protein sequence MKRKLAQWAGCIDPINALGPDLEKLNDYDLRKTSLSLRYRARSGEPLDRLLVEGFALVREAGRRTLNMKHFEVQLLGGAAAHHGSIIEMQTGEGKTLTATLPLYLAALEGKGAHLATVNDYLAQRDADLMRPVYEALGMSVGVIQSQMPQPQRGKSYGSDITYGTANEMGFDFLRDRLLKRRITEGARDLFGEMLSGKAEAGGGGEKPVQRDLHYMLVDEADSILIDEARTPLIISALPGEDEQIAAEAYAWAAQQPEGFEEDEHYEYEHKEKRIDLTLEGRRRVRELPKPPAMDRIPLAEIYEYVERAIKVRREMFLNRHYIVRDGEIVIVDEFTGRLAEGRKWRSGIHQAVEAQEGVEVTFATNQAARITIQDLFRRYRRLSGMTGTARSSAAELRKIYKVHCLPIPTNRPPIRQQLPTRVYGAAESKWRAIVAEITEMHAAGRPVLVGTRSIDKSEILATLLTESGLGHTVLNAKHIAQEAEIVSAAGQRGRITVATNMAGRGTDIKLGEGVEELGGLHVICTELHESRRIDRQLIGRCGRQGDPGSYRQFLALDDEILEQGFGPKRAKRLKARGENAGDANLSGLEGMFTRAQQKVETRQFRDRKVLLYFEEQRQKQQRMMSQDPYLDTPG, from the coding sequence GTGAAGCGCAAGCTCGCCCAGTGGGCGGGCTGCATCGACCCGATCAACGCGCTCGGGCCCGATCTTGAGAAGCTCAACGACTACGACCTCCGCAAGACGAGCCTCTCGCTCCGCTACCGCGCCCGCAGCGGCGAGCCGCTCGATCGCTTGCTCGTGGAGGGGTTCGCTCTCGTGCGCGAGGCGGGCCGGCGGACGCTCAACATGAAGCACTTCGAGGTGCAGCTGTTGGGTGGCGCGGCGGCGCACCACGGGTCGATCATCGAGATGCAGACCGGTGAGGGCAAGACGCTCACCGCCACCCTGCCCTTGTACCTGGCGGCGCTCGAGGGCAAAGGCGCGCACCTCGCGACGGTCAACGACTACCTCGCCCAGCGCGACGCCGACTTGATGCGGCCGGTCTACGAAGCGCTCGGCATGTCCGTTGGCGTGATCCAGTCCCAGATGCCGCAGCCGCAGCGTGGCAAGTCGTACGGTAGCGACATCACCTACGGCACCGCCAACGAGATGGGCTTCGATTTCCTCCGCGACCGCCTGCTCAAGCGGCGGATCACCGAGGGCGCCCGCGACCTCTTCGGCGAGATGCTCAGCGGCAAGGCCGAAGCGGGCGGCGGGGGCGAGAAACCGGTCCAGCGTGACCTGCATTACATGCTCGTTGACGAGGCCGACAGCATCCTCATCGACGAGGCCCGCACGCCGCTCATCATCAGCGCCCTGCCGGGCGAAGACGAGCAGATCGCCGCGGAGGCTTACGCCTGGGCCGCGCAGCAGCCCGAGGGCTTCGAGGAGGACGAGCACTACGAGTACGAGCACAAAGAGAAGCGGATCGACCTGACCCTGGAGGGACGCCGCCGCGTGCGCGAGCTGCCCAAGCCACCGGCGATGGACCGCATCCCGCTGGCGGAGATCTACGAGTACGTCGAGCGGGCGATCAAGGTCCGCCGCGAGATGTTCCTCAACCGGCACTACATCGTCCGCGACGGCGAGATCGTCATCGTTGACGAGTTCACCGGCCGGCTCGCCGAGGGACGCAAGTGGCGCAGCGGCATCCACCAGGCGGTCGAGGCCCAGGAGGGCGTCGAGGTCACGTTCGCCACCAATCAGGCCGCGCGGATCACGATCCAAGACCTGTTCCGCCGTTACCGCCGCCTCTCCGGCATGACGGGCACCGCGAGATCGAGCGCCGCGGAGCTGCGGAAGATCTACAAGGTCCACTGCCTGCCGATCCCGACCAACCGCCCCCCGATCCGCCAGCAGTTGCCGACCCGCGTTTACGGCGCGGCCGAATCCAAATGGCGGGCGATCGTCGCCGAGATCACCGAGATGCACGCCGCGGGGCGCCCGGTGCTGGTCGGCACGCGCTCGATCGACAAGAGCGAGATCCTCGCCACGCTCCTCACCGAGTCGGGGCTCGGGCACACCGTTCTTAACGCGAAGCACATCGCCCAAGAGGCGGAGATCGTTTCCGCCGCGGGCCAGCGCGGCCGCATCACGGTCGCAACGAACATGGCGGGCCGCGGCACCGACATCAAGCTCGGCGAGGGCGTCGAGGAGCTAGGCGGCTTGCACGTCATCTGCACCGAGCTGCATGAGTCGCGGCGCATCGACCGCCAGCTGATCGGCCGTTGCGGCCGCCAGGGCGACCCGGGCAGCTACCGGCAGTTCCTCGCGCTGGACGATGAGATCCTCGAGCAAGGCTTCGGCCCCAAGCGGGCGAAGCGGCTCAAGGCCCGCGGCGAGAACGCCGGCGACGCGAACCTCTCGGGGCTCGAGGGGATGTTCACCCGCGCCCAGCAGAAGGTCGAGACCCGCCAGTTCCGCGACCGCAAAGTCCTGCTCTACTTCGAGGAGCAGCGTCAGAAGCAGCAACGCATGATGAGCCAGGACCCGTACCTCGACACGCCGGGGTGA
- the ndk gene encoding Nucleoside diphosphate kinase — protein MQRTLILLKPDCVQRRLMGQIITRFEEKGLNFVAMKLLNITPELAKQHYAEHVEKGWYPTLEGFITGGPVLAGVLEGLEAIQVVRDMLGATSGLKAAPGTIRGDFSSSRQMNLVHGSDGEEAAAREIALYFKPEEIVDNTPTIASWLRASDEA, from the coding sequence ATGCAACGCACGCTGATCCTCCTGAAGCCCGACTGTGTCCAACGCCGCCTGATGGGCCAGATCATCACCCGTTTCGAGGAGAAGGGCCTCAATTTCGTGGCGATGAAGCTGCTGAACATCACGCCCGAACTGGCTAAGCAGCACTACGCGGAGCACGTCGAGAAGGGGTGGTACCCAACACTCGAGGGCTTCATCACCGGCGGGCCGGTGCTTGCGGGCGTGCTGGAGGGCCTCGAGGCGATCCAGGTCGTCCGCGACATGCTCGGCGCCACCAGCGGCCTGAAGGCGGCGCCCGGCACGATCCGGGGCGACTTCAGCAGCAGCCGCCAGATGAATCTCGTGCACGGATCCGACGGCGAGGAAGCCGCGGCCCGCGAGATCGCGCTCTACTTCAAGCCCGAAGAGATCGTCGACAACACGCCGACAATCGCTAGTTGGCTCCGCGCCAGCGACGAGGCTTGA
- the htrB gene encoding Lipid A biosynthesis lauroyl acyltransferase — protein sequence MPSQLQPAADYFAYVAFRVIIAGVQALPLSACERGADVLAWLMHDVLRMRRRVVDENLRTAFPDWSDRRRAATAKRMWRHLFLMVAEIAHTPRKVHRTTWRNWIELEEDRMVLSTLLNQGPKVVISAHYGNFELGGYLLGLFGLPTHTIARTIDNRHVDRYVNRFRGRTGQYILPKEGSREEVEKVLSAGGVLTLLGDQHAGPKGCWIDFFGKPASTHKAVSLFTLSYDAPTVVVGVRRQGEAALRYRVAGVDAVDPTDADFPYGTIPLLTEWFTRRLEEVIREEPSQYWWVHRRWKGEPPKRRKKAAA from the coding sequence ATGCCGAGCCAGCTGCAGCCCGCCGCCGACTACTTTGCCTACGTCGCCTTCCGCGTCATCATCGCCGGCGTGCAGGCGTTGCCGCTTTCGGCGTGTGAACGGGGCGCCGACGTGCTGGCGTGGCTCATGCACGACGTGCTGCGGATGCGGCGGCGTGTAGTCGATGAGAATCTGCGGACCGCTTTCCCGGACTGGTCCGATCGGCGCCGCGCCGCAACCGCGAAACGGATGTGGCGGCACCTGTTCCTGATGGTTGCCGAGATCGCCCACACCCCCCGCAAGGTGCACCGCACCACCTGGCGCAACTGGATCGAACTCGAAGAGGACCGGATGGTCCTTTCAACGCTGCTTAACCAAGGCCCGAAGGTGGTCATCTCCGCCCACTACGGCAACTTCGAGCTGGGCGGGTACCTGCTAGGTCTCTTCGGGCTGCCGACGCACACCATCGCCCGCACGATCGACAACCGCCACGTCGACCGCTACGTGAACCGCTTCCGCGGGCGCACCGGGCAATACATCCTGCCGAAGGAGGGCAGCCGCGAGGAGGTCGAGAAGGTCCTCTCCGCCGGCGGCGTGCTGACGCTGCTGGGAGACCAGCACGCCGGCCCGAAGGGATGCTGGATCGACTTCTTCGGCAAGCCGGCTTCGACCCACAAAGCGGTCTCGCTGTTCACGCTGTCGTACGACGCCCCGACGGTCGTGGTCGGCGTCCGCCGGCAAGGCGAAGCGGCGTTGCGCTACCGCGTGGCGGGCGTCGATGCGGTCGATCCGACCGACGCCGACTTCCCGTACGGCACGATCCCGCTGCTTACCGAGTGGTTCACCCGCCGCCTTGAGGAGGTGATCCGCGAGGAGCCCTCGCAATACTGGTGGGTCCACCGACGCTGGAAGGGCGAACCGCCCAAGAGGCGCAAGAAAGCAGCGGCGTAA
- the ndoA gene encoding Naphthalene 1,2-dioxygenase system ferredoxin subunit, producing the protein MSDWFEAAPLADLPEGSAKEVVVEGVILALIHAGGEVHALDGMCAHQGGPLGKGAVTGCTLTCPWHGWQYDVATGKQLLSEHIRQRRYPARLEGDTIWVRLSDA; encoded by the coding sequence ATGAGTGACTGGTTTGAAGCCGCCCCCCTCGCTGATTTGCCCGAGGGCTCCGCTAAAGAGGTCGTCGTCGAGGGCGTGATCCTCGCCCTGATCCACGCCGGGGGCGAAGTCCACGCGCTCGACGGCATGTGCGCACATCAAGGGGGCCCCCTCGGCAAAGGCGCCGTCACGGGCTGCACGCTCACCTGCCCCTGGCACGGGTGGCAGTACGATGTCGCCACCGGGAAGCAGCTGCTCAGCGAGCACATCCGGCAGCGCCGCTACCCGGCCCGCCTCGAAGGCGATACGATCTGGGTTCGGTTGAGCGACGCCTGA